A genomic region of Runella rosea contains the following coding sequences:
- the lon gene encoding endopeptidase La, translated as MNLDPNELYTRLMLAESDLDSLEILPLGSPDGDDEPIEMPEELPILPLRNTVLFPGMVIPVTVGRQKSIRLVKKAYKGDRIIGVIAQQNQDKAEPTSSDLFGIGTMGYIIKMITLPDGNTTIILQGRQRFRVKDYVREDPYMIAKVSAIEDFFPNQNKKESKALIQSLRDSAHKILRLNPDIPQEARIALDNIESPTFLTHFLSSNLNAEVSDKQDLLEKPTIPEQANKLLELMMREIQMLELKRDIQSKASSDIDQQQRDYFLRQQIKVLQDELGMETPERELEDIRLRAAKKKWPESVKKHFEKESQKLQRINPMAPDYPVTLNYLELMVDLPWGEFTKDNFDLKRAQKVLDADHFGLEKVKERIIEYLAVLKLKNSLKAPILCLYGPPGVGKTSLGKSVAKALGRKYIRMALGGLHDEAEIRGHRKTYIGAMPGKVIQNIKKSGSSNPVFILDEIDKVGSDFRGDPASALLEVLDPEQNNAFSDNYLEVEYDLSKVLFVATANSLETIHPALRDRMEIIELTGYTVEEKLQIAKKYLVPKQRKDHGLETKAFSVDDKAIIKVIEHYTRESGVRNLEQKIGALVRKVAKSIALEEEYPKPIKAEHVEKLLGAEIFDKDLYQDNDTAGVVTGLAWTSVGGEILFIESSLSRGKGGLTLSGQLGDVMKESAITALSYLKAHSDALDIDYRVFNHYDLHIHIPAGAVPKDGPSAGITMLTSIASIFTQRRVKPQLAMTGEITLRGKVLPVGGIKEKILAAARAGVTEIIMCNKNRKDVEEINGNYVKTLKFHYVENVDEVLAIALLPEKVKKSTPFIFPDDTQKQPLHEAVN; from the coding sequence ATACACGATTAATGTTAGCCGAGTCTGATTTAGACAGTCTTGAAATCTTACCACTTGGCAGTCCTGACGGCGATGATGAACCCATCGAAATGCCCGAGGAGTTGCCAATTTTACCCCTGCGCAACACAGTATTGTTTCCTGGAATGGTCATTCCTGTCACCGTTGGGCGTCAGAAATCCATTCGATTAGTAAAGAAAGCGTACAAAGGGGATCGCATCATTGGCGTTATTGCCCAGCAAAACCAAGACAAAGCCGAGCCTACCAGCAGCGATTTGTTTGGCATCGGCACCATGGGATACATCATCAAGATGATTACCCTTCCCGATGGAAATACCACCATTATTTTGCAGGGACGCCAGCGTTTTCGCGTCAAAGATTACGTCCGCGAAGACCCTTATATGATTGCGAAAGTAAGCGCCATTGAAGATTTTTTCCCCAATCAAAACAAGAAAGAATCTAAAGCACTTATTCAATCGCTGCGTGATTCGGCCCATAAAATTTTAAGACTCAACCCCGATATTCCGCAAGAGGCCCGCATTGCACTCGACAATATCGAAAGTCCCACATTTTTGACGCATTTTCTGTCTTCCAATCTCAACGCTGAAGTTTCGGACAAACAGGATTTGCTCGAAAAACCAACGATTCCCGAGCAAGCCAACAAACTGTTGGAATTAATGATGCGGGAAATCCAGATGCTTGAACTTAAACGTGACATTCAGTCGAAGGCGAGTTCTGACATTGACCAACAACAACGTGATTATTTCTTACGGCAACAGATAAAAGTATTACAAGACGAGCTTGGAATGGAAACCCCCGAGCGAGAATTGGAAGATATTCGCCTCCGGGCTGCCAAGAAAAAATGGCCAGAATCGGTCAAAAAACATTTTGAGAAAGAATCTCAGAAACTACAGCGTATCAACCCAATGGCTCCTGACTACCCTGTCACGCTCAATTACTTAGAGTTGATGGTAGACCTGCCTTGGGGAGAATTTACGAAAGATAATTTTGACCTTAAACGCGCCCAAAAAGTACTCGACGCCGACCACTTCGGGCTCGAAAAAGTAAAAGAGCGTATCATTGAATACCTAGCCGTTTTGAAGTTAAAAAACAGCTTAAAAGCGCCCATTTTGTGCCTCTACGGCCCTCCCGGGGTTGGAAAGACCTCGCTCGGAAAATCTGTAGCCAAAGCACTCGGACGCAAGTATATTCGGATGGCATTGGGCGGTTTGCACGACGAAGCCGAAATTCGCGGACATCGTAAAACCTACATCGGTGCCATGCCCGGGAAGGTTATCCAAAATATCAAAAAATCGGGCTCTTCGAATCCCGTTTTTATTCTCGACGAAATTGACAAAGTAGGCTCAGATTTTAGAGGTGACCCAGCATCAGCGTTGCTCGAAGTGCTTGACCCTGAACAAAACAATGCCTTCTCCGACAACTACTTAGAGGTTGAATACGACCTGTCCAAGGTATTGTTTGTGGCCACGGCCAACTCGCTCGAAACCATTCATCCTGCCTTGCGCGACCGCATGGAAATCATCGAGTTGACGGGTTATACGGTAGAAGAAAAATTACAAATTGCCAAGAAATATCTTGTACCAAAGCAACGTAAAGACCACGGCTTAGAAACCAAAGCATTCAGCGTTGACGACAAGGCTATCATTAAAGTCATTGAACATTATACCCGCGAATCAGGTGTTCGGAATTTAGAGCAAAAAATCGGCGCGTTGGTCCGAAAAGTGGCTAAATCCATTGCGTTGGAAGAAGAATACCCCAAACCCATCAAGGCAGAACACGTAGAAAAGCTGCTGGGTGCCGAGATATTTGACAAGGATTTATACCAAGACAACGACACTGCAGGTGTGGTAACAGGCTTGGCGTGGACATCCGTGGGCGGTGAAATTCTCTTTATCGAATCCAGCCTAAGCCGTGGCAAGGGTGGGTTGACCCTTTCGGGCCAATTGGGCGATGTGATGAAAGAGTCGGCCATCACAGCCCTCTCGTACCTCAAAGCGCACTCCGATGCTTTAGACATTGACTACCGGGTGTTTAACCACTACGATTTGCACATTCACATTCCAGCAGGGGCTGTTCCGAAAGACGGACCTTCGGCGGGAATTACGATGCTGACGTCTATTGCTTCTATTTTTACCCAACGCCGTGTGAAACCTCAACTCGCGATGACGGGTGAGATTACGCTACGCGGCAAGGTGTTGCCCGTGGGTGGAATCAAAGAAAAGATTTTGGCGGCGGCGCGCGCAGGAGTGACCGAAATCATCATGTGCAACAAAAACCGTAAGGATGTGGAAGAAATCAATGGAAATTACGTAAAAACGCTAAAATTCCACTACGTTGAAAACGTGGATGAAGTTCTCGCCATTGCATTATTGCCCGAAAAGGTCAAGAAATCTACCCCCTTTATTTTTCCTGACGACACCCAAAAGCAACCATTGCACGAAGCCGTGAATTGA
- a CDS encoding pyridoxal phosphate-dependent aminotransferase, whose amino-acid sequence MQILKSKRLEHLRYDIRGPVYEKALELESQGYKIINLNIGNPAPFGFDAPDEIIHDIILNIRNAQGYVDSRGLFAARKAVMHYTQTQGIKGVDINDVYIGNGVSELIVMSMQALLNEGDEILVPSPDYPLWTTSVALSGGKPVHYICDEQSDWNPDLEDLESKITPRTKGIVMINPNNPTGAVYEKEVVRRIAEIAERHRLILFSDEIYDKILYDGAVHYPVATMVQDTLCVTFGGLSKNYRSAGFRGGWLILSGAKHKAKSYIEGLTFLASMRLCANVPTQYAIQTALGGYQSIKDLVLPTGRLYKQMELIYNRLTAIPGISCVKPKGALYVFPKIDLRKFDFKNDEDFVYQLLVEQKVLVVAGTGFNYIKPDHFRIVTLPSVDELTVAMNRLEQFLDNSRIHADSPVEAYLV is encoded by the coding sequence ATGCAAATCCTGAAAAGTAAACGCCTTGAGCATCTGCGGTATGATATTCGAGGCCCGGTGTACGAAAAAGCCCTTGAGCTTGAAAGTCAAGGGTATAAGATTATTAATCTTAATATCGGCAATCCGGCCCCGTTTGGCTTTGACGCGCCCGACGAAATTATCCACGATATTATCCTCAACATTCGCAATGCGCAGGGATACGTAGATTCAAGGGGGTTGTTTGCGGCGCGGAAAGCGGTGATGCATTATACACAAACGCAGGGAATCAAAGGTGTTGATATCAATGATGTGTACATTGGCAACGGTGTCAGTGAGTTGATTGTGATGTCGATGCAGGCTTTGTTAAATGAGGGTGACGAAATTTTGGTGCCTTCGCCTGATTATCCCCTTTGGACTACTTCGGTGGCCCTGAGTGGTGGAAAACCTGTTCATTATATTTGCGATGAACAAAGTGACTGGAATCCTGATTTGGAAGATTTGGAAAGTAAAATCACCCCGCGTACCAAAGGGATTGTGATGATAAACCCCAATAATCCCACGGGTGCGGTCTACGAAAAAGAAGTCGTACGCCGAATCGCGGAAATTGCCGAACGCCACCGCTTGATTCTTTTTTCGGATGAGATATACGATAAAATTCTTTACGACGGAGCGGTTCATTATCCCGTTGCCACCATGGTGCAGGATACCCTTTGTGTTACGTTTGGGGGACTTTCCAAAAATTACCGCTCAGCGGGTTTTCGCGGTGGGTGGTTGATTTTAAGCGGGGCAAAACACAAGGCAAAATCCTACATTGAAGGATTGACTTTTTTGGCAAGTATGCGTTTATGCGCCAACGTTCCTACCCAATACGCCATCCAAACAGCCTTGGGAGGCTACCAAAGCATCAAAGATTTGGTGCTCCCAACCGGCCGCTTGTACAAGCAGATGGAACTGATTTACAATCGACTTACGGCTATTCCGGGCATCAGTTGCGTCAAGCCCAAAGGGGCTTTGTATGTTTTTCCCAAAATTGACCTGCGTAAATTTGACTTTAAAAATGACGAAGACTTTGTGTATCAATTGCTGGTAGAACAAAAAGTGTTGGTCGTGGCAGGAACGGGTTTTAACTACATTAAACCAGACCATTTTCGTATTGTAACTTTGCCGAGCGTGGATGAACTGACGGTTGCGATGAACCGGCTTGAACAATTTCTGGATAACTCACGTATTCATGCCGATAGCCCCGTTGAAGCTTATTTAGTATAA
- a CDS encoding DUF4290 domain-containing protein, translating into MKEYGSNVQKLADYLVDLQDREKRNLYAHILVELMRQIHPNMRDGQDYSQKLWDDLYIMTNFKLDVDSPFAPPSPEAVGKKPLRVPYNQSNIRYKQYGKNLLLLVQKAIDCEDKEEKLAFISYLIRQMRTFYNTWNKDNPDDNIVFTQLDEVSGGRLKEELAYLRQNGLVESAPRDKGTNVERYQRNLQNNRGSFNSNNPNRERSGNTGNNRNNNNNNPNNNRNRDRDRDRDKFRSNKNNRRR; encoded by the coding sequence TTGAAAGAATACGGAAGCAACGTCCAAAAATTAGCTGACTATCTCGTCGACCTGCAAGACCGCGAAAAGCGTAATCTTTATGCCCACATCTTGGTCGAATTAATGCGGCAAATTCACCCTAATATGCGTGATGGTCAGGATTATTCCCAAAAACTGTGGGATGATCTGTACATCATGACCAATTTTAAGTTAGATGTAGATAGTCCTTTTGCCCCGCCTTCACCCGAAGCGGTGGGCAAAAAACCCCTGCGTGTACCCTACAATCAGTCGAATATTCGGTATAAACAGTACGGGAAAAATTTGCTTTTGCTCGTGCAAAAAGCAATCGACTGCGAGGATAAAGAAGAAAAACTAGCTTTTATTTCGTACCTGATTCGTCAGATGCGTACATTTTATAATACTTGGAACAAAGACAACCCCGACGACAACATCGTATTTACGCAGTTGGATGAGGTCTCTGGTGGGCGTTTGAAAGAGGAGTTGGCCTATCTGCGCCAAAACGGATTGGTAGAATCTGCCCCGCGCGACAAAGGAACAAACGTGGAGCGTTACCAACGAAACCTCCAAAATAATCGCGGAAGTTTCAACAGTAATAACCCCAACCGCGAACGAAGTGGCAACACAGGCAACAATCGTAATAACAACAACAATAATCCTAATAACAATCGCAACCGAGATCGCGACCGTGACCGCGATAAGTTCAGAAGCAATAAGAACAATCGGCGACGGTAA
- a CDS encoding nucleoside recognition domain-containing protein, which yields MALNYIWIGFFLISFAVALIKFIFSGDTEIFKLIVEGMFDSAKVAVMDIALPLAGVMTFFLGLLNIGEKAGAINFLARIIGPFFHQLFPEVPKNHPANGQMIMNFSANMLGLDNAATPFGLRAMQSLQDLNPTKETASNAQIMFLVLHTSGLTIIPLGVMAQRSILGAQDPSDILIPCLIATYIATVASIIITGFWQRINLFNRIFIGWIGSITAILGLLLWYLSSQTKEQLEIISKVGGNLILLIIVVAFLLGGLRKKIDLFGTFVDGAKAGFETSVKIIPYLVGMLVAISTFRNAGVMNYLVEGLKYLIALTGMNTDFSDSLPVALMRPISGSASRALMIDSMKQFGADSFVGRLSCMFQSSADTTFYIVALYFGSVGIKKTRYAIVAGLIADFIGVTAAILLAYLFFH from the coding sequence ATGGCCCTTAATTACATCTGGATTGGCTTTTTTCTCATTTCGTTTGCGGTAGCTTTGATTAAATTCATTTTTTCAGGCGATACCGAAATCTTCAAGTTGATTGTCGAAGGCATGTTTGACTCTGCAAAGGTCGCCGTGATGGACATTGCGTTACCTTTGGCTGGGGTGATGACGTTCTTTTTAGGACTGCTTAACATTGGAGAAAAAGCGGGCGCCATCAACTTTCTTGCTAGAATCATTGGCCCTTTTTTTCATCAGCTTTTTCCAGAAGTACCTAAAAACCACCCTGCAAACGGTCAGATGATAATGAATTTTTCGGCCAACATGCTGGGGCTTGACAATGCCGCAACGCCTTTTGGTTTGCGGGCCATGCAAAGTCTTCAAGACCTTAACCCTACCAAGGAGACCGCTAGTAATGCCCAAATTATGTTTTTGGTCTTACACACGTCGGGGTTGACCATTATTCCGCTTGGTGTGATGGCCCAACGCTCCATCTTGGGTGCTCAAGACCCGTCCGATATTTTGATTCCGTGTCTGATAGCTACCTACATCGCCACCGTCGCCAGTATAATTATTACTGGGTTTTGGCAACGTATCAACTTATTCAATCGAATCTTTATTGGCTGGATAGGCTCGATAACCGCGATTTTGGGGCTGCTTCTGTGGTATTTATCTTCGCAAACGAAAGAACAGCTCGAAATTATTTCAAAAGTGGGCGGCAACCTGATTTTGTTAATAATTGTAGTAGCTTTCTTGCTCGGAGGGCTGCGTAAAAAAATTGACTTGTTTGGCACTTTTGTTGATGGGGCCAAAGCTGGTTTTGAAACATCGGTCAAAATCATACCTTACCTAGTCGGAATGCTAGTGGCCATCAGTACTTTCCGGAATGCGGGGGTCATGAACTACTTGGTAGAAGGCTTAAAATACCTGATTGCATTGACGGGGATGAATACCGACTTTTCTGATTCACTGCCCGTAGCATTGATGCGCCCCATCAGTGGCAGCGCATCGAGGGCCCTGATGATAGACAGCATGAAACAGTTCGGCGCAGACTCATTCGTCGGACGATTGTCGTGTATGTTTCAAAGCTCTGCCGATACCACTTTTTACATTGTTGCGCTGTATTTTGGCTCAGTAGGCATCAAAAAAACCCGCTATGCCATTGTAGCGGGTCTAATTGCCGACTTTATAGGCGTGACTGCCGCAATTCTGCTCGCTTATTTGTTTTTTCACTGA
- a CDS encoding YceI family protein, which yields MAVFIGFFLYFGEKTTSSNVKLFALPSQSSVSYEGFHPLHNWTAKSNAVVCVINYNPDKQEIVTVAASAKVVSFDSKNSNRDSNAMEKIEALLFPRVSFTGDSIVANAGKMTIVGNLSFHGVTKQISVNAQTSLKGNKMKVEGSFPVDLKEYNILIPSLLGTSIKEEIIVKFTFVFDVNQ from the coding sequence ATGGCTGTTTTCATTGGTTTTTTCTTGTACTTTGGAGAAAAAACGACTTCTTCAAACGTAAAACTATTTGCGCTTCCCAGCCAGTCCTCCGTAAGTTATGAGGGTTTTCATCCATTGCACAATTGGACGGCCAAATCGAATGCAGTGGTGTGCGTAATAAATTATAATCCTGATAAACAGGAGATTGTGACGGTTGCGGCTTCTGCCAAAGTTGTTAGTTTTGACAGTAAAAATTCCAATCGTGACTCCAATGCGATGGAGAAAATAGAGGCATTACTATTCCCGAGGGTTAGTTTTACGGGGGATTCTATCGTCGCAAACGCTGGTAAAATGACCATTGTCGGAAACTTATCTTTTCATGGAGTCACTAAACAAATCAGCGTTAATGCTCAGACGTCCCTAAAAGGGAATAAAATGAAAGTGGAAGGGTCTTTTCCTGTTGACCTCAAAGAATATAATATTCTCATTCCGTCGCTTTTGGGAACGTCTATCAAGGAAGAAATCATTGTTAAGTTTACATTCGTATTTGATGTAAATCAGTGA
- the rpiB gene encoding ribose 5-phosphate isomerase B — protein sequence MAKKIAIGGDHAGFSLKEPLVAWLKEQGYEVKDFGTYTADSADYADFAHPVALAVEKGEFDAGVLVCGSGQGVAITANKHQGIRAALVWDTPLAALARQHNDANIICLPARFIAEETAFECVTIFLNTDFEGGRHATRVGKIAC from the coding sequence ATGGCTAAAAAAATTGCAATTGGCGGCGACCACGCCGGATTTTCCTTAAAAGAACCGCTGGTAGCGTGGCTGAAAGAGCAAGGGTATGAAGTAAAAGACTTTGGAACTTACACTGCCGACTCAGCCGACTACGCCGATTTTGCCCATCCAGTGGCTTTAGCGGTGGAAAAAGGAGAATTTGACGCTGGGGTATTGGTCTGCGGAAGCGGACAAGGCGTGGCCATTACGGCCAATAAACACCAAGGAATTCGGGCGGCATTGGTATGGGATACGCCGCTGGCGGCGCTGGCTCGTCAGCACAATGATGCAAACATCATTTGTCTACCCGCGCGGTTTATTGCCGAAGAAACGGCGTTTGAGTGCGTTACGATATTCTTAAATACCGATTTTGAAGGCGGCCGCCACGCAACGCGTGTCGGAAAAATTGCCTGCTAA